Proteins from a single region of Pyramidobacter porci:
- a CDS encoding amidohydrolase family protein — protein MAPVIDVHVHVYPEQFVRDQELISKKEPHFDLLTHNRVHQWGTADQLIQRMDETGVDQSWIFGFAFRDPGLCAICNDYVIDAVRRYPGRLKGFASVSPLTRGFAAEAERCADAGLIGVGELFPQGQNFDLGDRRQTWRLAAVLEERKLLLNVHTAEPVGHDYDGKGNVGPKEAAAFCLNHPGVKVIFAHFGGGLWLYETMPEMRLALKNARYDTAAWPFLYDARVLAAAKAAGALDKMLYGTDWPILDRERFASRLQSCGLDEREKEAFMGGAAARLLDERER, from the coding sequence ATGGCACCGGTAATCGACGTGCACGTCCACGTGTATCCCGAACAGTTCGTCAGGGATCAGGAACTGATCTCGAAAAAAGAGCCGCATTTCGATCTGCTCACGCACAACAGAGTCCACCAATGGGGCACGGCGGATCAGCTGATCCAGCGCATGGACGAGACGGGCGTCGATCAGTCGTGGATCTTCGGCTTCGCGTTCCGCGATCCCGGGCTGTGCGCTATCTGCAACGACTACGTGATCGACGCCGTGCGGCGTTATCCGGGGCGGTTGAAGGGCTTCGCCTCGGTCTCGCCGCTGACGCGGGGCTTTGCCGCCGAGGCGGAACGCTGCGCCGACGCCGGGCTGATCGGCGTCGGCGAGCTGTTTCCGCAGGGGCAGAATTTCGACCTCGGCGACCGGCGCCAGACATGGCGGCTGGCCGCCGTGCTGGAGGAGCGCAAGCTTTTGCTCAACGTCCATACGGCCGAGCCGGTAGGGCACGACTACGACGGCAAGGGCAACGTCGGGCCGAAAGAGGCCGCGGCCTTCTGCCTGAACCATCCCGGCGTGAAGGTGATCTTCGCCCATTTCGGCGGCGGCCTCTGGCTGTACGAGACCATGCCGGAGATGAGGCTTGCGCTCAAAAACGCCCGGTACGACACGGCCGCCTGGCCGTTCCTGTACGACGCGCGCGTGCTCGCCGCGGCGAAGGCCGCCGGCGCGCTGGACAAGATGCTGTACGGCACCGACTGGCCAATCCTGGACCGCGAGCGCTTCGCGTCGCGGCTGCAGAGCTGCGGCCTGGACGAGCGGGAAAAAGAGGCGTTCATGGGCGGCGCGGCGGCGCGTCTGCTGGATGAAAGAGAGCGCTGA
- the secE gene encoding preprotein translocase subunit SecE produces MDKLKNTLREARAELNKITWPGKQQVWYSTLVVIFVTLLVATYLGIVDLILTGVFSKILG; encoded by the coding sequence GTGGATAAGCTCAAAAACACGCTTCGCGAAGCGCGCGCCGAACTCAACAAGATCACTTGGCCTGGCAAACAGCAAGTCTGGTATTCTACTCTGGTCGTGATCTTTGTAACGCTCCTTGTGGCGACGTATCTCGGAATCGTCGATCTGATCCTGACGGGAGTTTTTTCAAAGATTCTTGGATAG
- the rplA gene encoding 50S ribosomal protein L1 produces the protein MAKIGKRRAELLKKLEPLKAYGLEEGIELALSAANAKFDESVEIHVRLNVDPRQADQQVRSTVGLPHGTGRTKRVVVLTSTDKNVEAQEAGADYVGSTDLVDKIKGGWMDFEAVVATPEMMKFIGPLGKVLGPRGLMPSAKAGTVTANVGSTVKEIKAGRVEYRVDKFGILHNAIGKASFGKDKILGNIKAYYAAVLKSRPVAVKGAYVKSLTLSTSMGLGVRIDTADAEKICLVAAE, from the coding sequence ATGGCAAAGATTGGCAAGAGACGCGCCGAGCTTCTCAAGAAGCTGGAGCCTCTCAAGGCGTACGGCCTCGAGGAAGGCATCGAACTGGCCCTTTCGGCCGCAAACGCGAAGTTCGACGAGAGCGTGGAGATCCACGTCCGTCTGAACGTCGATCCCCGTCAGGCGGATCAGCAGGTCCGCAGCACTGTGGGCCTGCCCCACGGCACCGGCAGGACGAAGCGCGTCGTGGTCCTGACTTCCACCGACAAGAACGTGGAAGCCCAGGAGGCGGGCGCCGATTACGTCGGCAGCACCGATCTGGTCGACAAGATCAAGGGCGGCTGGATGGACTTCGAAGCCGTCGTCGCCACGCCCGAGATGATGAAGTTCATCGGCCCTCTCGGCAAGGTGCTCGGCCCCCGCGGGCTGATGCCCAGCGCCAAGGCCGGCACGGTCACGGCCAACGTCGGCTCGACCGTCAAGGAGATCAAGGCCGGCCGCGTCGAGTACCGCGTCGACAAGTTCGGCATCCTGCACAACGCCATCGGCAAGGCCAGCTTCGGTAAGGACAAGATCCTCGGGAACATCAAGGCCTATTACGCCGCGGTGCTCAAGTCCCGTCCCGTCGCCGTCAAGGGCGCTTACGTGAAGTCCCTGACGCTGTCCACGAGCATGGGATTGGGCGTGCGCATCGACACCGCCGACGCGGAAAAAATCTGCTTGGTTGCCGCCGAATAA
- the rplL gene encoding 50S ribosomal protein L7/L12, protein MTKDEIISAIESMSVLDLADLVKALEEKFGVSAAAPVMMAAGAAAPGAAAPAAEEKTEFDVVLKEVGAQKLQVIKVVREVTGLGLKDAKDFVENPGKPIKEGLSKEDAEALVKQFEGTGATVVLA, encoded by the coding sequence ATGACCAAAGATGAGATCATTTCCGCGATTGAAAGCATGTCCGTTCTTGACCTGGCCGACCTTGTGAAGGCCCTCGAAGAGAAGTTCGGCGTTTCCGCCGCCGCTCCCGTGATGATGGCCGCCGGCGCCGCCGCTCCGGGCGCCGCCGCTCCCGCCGCCGAGGAGAAGACCGAGTTCGACGTGGTGCTGAAGGAAGTCGGCGCCCAGAAGCTCCAGGTCATCAAAGTCGTCCGCGAAGTCACCGGCCTTGGCCTCAAGGACGCCAAGGATTTTGTCGAGAACCCTGGCAAGCCCATCAAGGAAGGCCTGTCCAAGGAAGACGCCGAAGCTCTCGTCAAGCAGTTCGAAGGCACCGGCGCGACCGTCGTGCTCGCTTAA
- the nusG gene encoding transcription termination/antitermination protein NusG, with the protein MTEKKHEWFTVQTYSGYENKVKANLDQRIASMGMENKIFRVLVPTEERVVVKDGKSRRISHKLFPSYVLVEMIMDEQSWYVVRHTPGVTGFIGAGNHPLPITDSEIDEILVKIGEKEAAPAPKVEIDCEIGDRVRVASGPLAGMEGPVTEISPGKGKVKFSASVFGHDTEIEVDYAELEKL; encoded by the coding sequence ATGACCGAAAAAAAGCATGAATGGTTCACTGTCCAGACCTATTCTGGATATGAAAACAAGGTCAAAGCCAACCTGGATCAGCGGATTGCTTCGATGGGCATGGAGAACAAGATCTTCCGCGTTCTCGTGCCGACGGAAGAACGAGTCGTTGTCAAGGATGGAAAGTCGCGACGCATCTCCCATAAGCTCTTCCCCAGCTACGTGCTGGTGGAGATGATCATGGACGAGCAGTCGTGGTATGTCGTGCGTCATACGCCCGGCGTGACGGGATTCATCGGCGCCGGCAACCATCCGCTGCCGATCACCGACAGCGAGATCGACGAGATTCTCGTCAAGATCGGCGAGAAGGAAGCCGCGCCGGCGCCCAAGGTCGAGATTGACTGCGAGATCGGCGACCGCGTCCGCGTGGCGAGCGGTCCTCTTGCCGGCATGGAGGGCCCCGTGACGGAGATCTCGCCCGGCAAGGGCAAGGTAAAATTCAGCGCCAGCGTCTTCGGACACGACACTGAGATCGAAGTGGATTATGCAGAGCTGGAAAAGCTCTGA
- the rplK gene encoding 50S ribosomal protein L11 → MAKKVIGVVKLQLPAGKATPAPPVGPALGQYGVNIMEFVKQFNAKTASQPGMIIPAVLTVYADRSFSFILKTPPASVLIRKAAGIEKGSGAPNKSKVAKLTMAQVMEIAKVKLPDMNANDVDAAAAMVAGTARSMGVDVTE, encoded by the coding sequence ATGGCAAAGAAAGTCATTGGCGTGGTCAAACTCCAGCTGCCCGCTGGCAAAGCCACACCTGCGCCGCCCGTGGGACCCGCGCTTGGCCAGTACGGTGTGAACATCATGGAGTTCGTGAAGCAGTTCAACGCGAAAACAGCGTCTCAGCCGGGGATGATCATCCCCGCCGTGCTGACCGTTTACGCGGATCGAAGCTTCTCCTTCATCCTCAAGACACCGCCTGCAAGCGTGCTGATCCGTAAGGCTGCGGGAATCGAAAAGGGATCGGGCGCGCCGAACAAGAGCAAGGTCGCGAAGCTGACGATGGCCCAGGTCATGGAGATCGCCAAGGTCAAGCTGCCCGACATGAACGCCAACGACGTGGACGCCGCCGCCGCGATGGTGGCCGGCACCGCCCGGTCGATGGGCGTCGACGTCACCGAGTAG
- a CDS encoding transporter substrate-binding domain-containing protein → MKKTLVSVLFVMLFSVLGASAEAFAAGNGAEERVIRVATPGNYAPFTMYEELTQEWSGFEIELWRTIGEKTGYRIQFVHIDTPAAFAEVDLGRADTVAKQISITPARRQKYEFTQPFFFSPYCLTVREDNNEITSWKDMEGKTLALREGSAMKEFVAALDPDNKVKKAIYESGNSALHETAMGRVDAYPFAYLILPYRLKKNPELKLKSVDVDNPIYTEVNAYPFPRTERGQALLKLTDGVLTEMIADGSYSELCKKWFGLDVMETKPAKEYRQKRAQ, encoded by the coding sequence GTGAAAAAGACGCTCGTTTCAGTTTTGTTCGTCATGTTGTTCTCCGTCCTCGGCGCTTCGGCGGAGGCTTTCGCCGCCGGAAACGGTGCGGAAGAGCGGGTGATCCGCGTGGCCACGCCCGGCAACTACGCGCCCTTTACCATGTACGAAGAGTTGACCCAGGAATGGTCGGGCTTTGAAATCGAGCTGTGGCGGACGATCGGCGAGAAGACCGGCTATCGGATCCAGTTCGTCCATATCGACACGCCGGCCGCCTTTGCCGAGGTCGACCTGGGGCGCGCCGACACCGTGGCAAAACAGATCAGCATCACGCCGGCCCGCCGGCAGAAGTACGAGTTCACGCAGCCTTTCTTCTTCAGCCCTTACTGTTTGACCGTGAGGGAAGACAACAATGAGATCACGTCCTGGAAGGATATGGAAGGCAAGACGCTCGCGCTTCGGGAAGGCAGCGCCATGAAGGAGTTCGTGGCGGCGCTCGATCCCGACAATAAAGTGAAAAAAGCCATCTACGAGTCGGGCAACAGCGCCCTGCACGAAACCGCGATGGGGCGCGTGGACGCCTATCCGTTCGCGTACCTGATCCTGCCCTATCGCCTGAAGAAGAATCCCGAGCTGAAACTGAAATCCGTGGACGTCGACAATCCCATTTACACGGAGGTCAACGCCTATCCATTTCCCCGCACCGAGCGGGGGCAGGCGCTCCTGAAGCTGACGGACGGGGTTTTGACGGAAATGATCGCCGACGGCAGCTATTCCGAACTCTGCAAAAAATGGTTCGGCCTCGACGTGATGGAGACGAAACCGGCGAAGGAGTACCGGCAGAAACGCGCGCAGTAA
- the rplJ gene encoding 50S ribosomal protein L10 gives MPAQYKVDQVAELKELFNGAEAVFVAEYRGLTVAQASALRKAIRAAGGKAKVARNRLAEIALDEVGLAKDVKMMKGPNLYVVAADNSPAVAKAIKDFSEVKENAAFVIKGGVMGKNLLDLNNVKALASMPSREELVAKAVGSIASPLRGLVTVLSGLPRGLVTVLSAIADKKKEAA, from the coding sequence TTGCCCGCACAGTATAAAGTTGATCAGGTTGCCGAACTGAAAGAGCTGTTCAACGGCGCCGAGGCGGTTTTCGTCGCCGAATACCGCGGTCTGACGGTGGCTCAGGCTTCCGCGCTCCGCAAGGCGATCCGCGCCGCCGGCGGCAAGGCGAAAGTCGCCCGCAACCGGCTTGCCGAGATCGCTCTCGACGAAGTGGGACTGGCCAAGGACGTGAAGATGATGAAGGGGCCCAACCTCTACGTCGTCGCCGCCGACAACAGCCCCGCCGTGGCCAAGGCCATCAAGGACTTCAGCGAAGTGAAGGAAAACGCCGCGTTCGTCATCAAGGGCGGCGTGATGGGAAAGAACCTGCTGGATCTTAACAACGTCAAGGCTCTGGCCTCCATGCCCTCCCGCGAAGAACTTGTCGCCAAGGCGGTCGGCTCCATCGCCAGCCCGCTCCGCGGCCTTGTTACCGTTCTGTCCGGCCTGCCCCGCGGCCTCGTGACCGTTCTGTCCGCGATCGCCGACAAGAAAAAGGAAGCTGCGTAA